The following proteins come from a genomic window of Dysidea avara chromosome 12, odDysAvar1.4, whole genome shotgun sequence:
- the LOC136241333 gene encoding calcium-responsive transcription factor-like: protein MSQAPNWATQIGLIRKGNYYEGFVDDISLVLETHKRQTVTSWGTQRSTFNKDKENASPENTKQSRLYWTLHNGHHVSFNDTLFNVISKKTLDCQFGNCYYKRKESKSTRLCLQGTRKRGCPAHINIYEYELFPEYQFSSADKHLSKKAENEQRKQMMNALKVALSIKEKISTSRKWFVSLPNNDAHEKSHPIGISSGAEVTQKVSPMIANKIEDFVKEGMTDPCEIRRALSAYVKSCAVDCAPQALDRAYFPTLDDIRNHVYRTKTALQLSKFDQQNLSLMIKEWQTTQPLTNHYFRPYKSGGENKQQCSVNDEGNSQDETNEFLWVHQEQWQKDLLIRYGNTICLMDAMYRTTKYDLPLFFICVTTNCNYMVVAEFIVASEGIDAIAEALRILQGWNPSWNPPYFITDYSDAEIDALEEVFCNTIVYICDFHREQAWTRWVHDRKHGLSRSDGDLLLQ from the exons ATGTCACAGGCTCCTAATTGGGCTACTCAAATTGGACTAATACGCAAGGGGAATTACTATGAAGGATTTGTTGATGACATATCATTGGTGTTGGAAACACACAAGAGACAAACTGTGACCAGTTGGGGCACACAAAGATCAACCTTCAATAAAGACAAAGAAAATGCTTCCCCTGAAAAT ACCAAACAGTCACGATTGTATTGGACATTGCACAATGGCCACCATGTTTCATTCAATGACACACTTTTCAATGTGATCAGTAAGAAAACTTTAGACTGCCAGTTTGGCAATTGTTACTACAAGCGAAAGGAGTCAAAGTCAACCCGTCTTTGTTTACAGGGAACTCGCAAAAGAGGATGTCCTGCACACATCAATATATATGAATATGAATTGTTCCCAGAATATCAGTTTTCAAGTGCTGACAAACATTTATCCAAAAAAGCAGAAAATGAGCAAAGGAAACAGATGATGAATGCATTAAAAGTTGCACTTTCAATAAAAGAGAAAATCAGTACTAGCAGAAAGTGGTTTGTTTCTCTACCAAATAATGATGCTCACGAAAAATCACATCCAATTGGAATATCAAGTGGAGCTGAAGTTACACAGAAAGTAAGCCCAATGATTGCCAACAAGATTGAAGACTTTGTGAAAGAAGGAATGACTGATCCATGTGAAATAAGACGAGCATTGAGTGCTTATGTCAAATCATGTGCGGTTGACTGTGCACCACAGGCTTTAGATCGGGCTTACTTTCCCACATTAGATGATATCCGTAATCATGTGTATCGTACTAAAACTGCACTTCAACTGTCAAAATTTGACCAGCAAAACCTGTCTTTGATGATTAAAGAGTGGCAGACAACTCAACCATTGACAAATCATTATTTTCGTCCATACAAAAGTGGTGGCGAAAATAAACAGCAATGCAGTGTCAATGATGAAGGTAATTCTCAGGATGAAACTAATGAGTTTCTATGGGTTCATCAAGAGCAATGGCAGAAGGATCTTCTCATTCGCTATGGTAACACAATATGTTTGATGGACGCTATGTACCGAACCACAAAGTATGACTTGCCGCTGTTTTTCATTTGCGTAACAACTAATTGCAATTACATGGTAGTAGCAGAATTTATTGTGGCATCAGAAGGAATAGATGCAATAGCAGAGGCTCTACGGATTCTTCAAGGGTGGAACCCATCCTGGAACCCACCTTACTTCATCACTGACTATTCAGATGCTGAAATTGATGCGCTTGAAGAAGTTTTCTGCAATACTATAGTGTACATTTGTGACTTTCATCGTGAACAAGCATGGACTAGATGGGTTCATGACAGGAAGCATGGTTTGTCACGAAGTGATGGTGACTTATTGTTACAA
- the LOC136241061 gene encoding uncharacterized protein, with product MRRRGNQSVVIMKRKIRKAKLSLVCSSLPTPAKRQKPSTQRVGSIADRKRKLQDSGKHAASTTSSVKALRPSRNKGCGDCDGCTAENCGRCKHCRDMKKFGGKGRKKQKCLARCCTLQHKKNNTGGFEDPESSLKDVQRKLLPICADGNCMFRSFSVIMYGSEIFHTKVRMVLHKYIMENQKDFSKYVSGEMETHLKSLMELGRWGTQVELKAAAGITQLPIYVYTPTLRADGQYAWNKIVPCTHSPPLDTVSIPDHLKDLGLNHIELCHTKGIHYDIIVCADGSYPGDIPKHTFCM from the exons ATGAGGCGTAGGGGAAATCAAAGTGTTGTCATCATGAAAAGAAAGATCCGGAAAGCTAAACTATCACTGGTTTGCTCATCATTACCTACCCCAGCAAAAAGGCAAAAACCTTCAACACAACGTGTTGGCAGTATTGCAGATCGGAAAAGGAAACTACAG GATAGTGGTAAACATGCTGCAAGTACTACCTCAAGTGTGAAAGCATTGCGACCTA GTCGCAACAAAGGATGTGGAGATTGTGATGGGTGCACAGCAGAGAATTGTGGAAGATGTAAGCATTGCAGGGATATGAAGAAATTTGGAGGCAAAGGACGAAAAAAGCAAAAGTGCTTGGCTCGTTGTTGTACCCTGCAGCATAAGAAA AACAATACAGGAGGATTTGAGGATCCAGAAAGTTCATTGAAAGATGTACAGAGAAAGCTACTACCCATATGTGCTGATGGAAACTGTATGTTTCGATCGTTTTCTGTAATAATGTATGGTTCAGAGATATTTCACACAAAAGTTCGAATGGTACTACACAAGTACATCATGGAAAACCAAAAAGATTTTAGTAAATATGTGTCTGGAGAAATGGAAACTCACTTGAAGAGCTTAATGGAGCTTGGACGATGGGGAACTCAGGTGGAATTAAAGGCAGCAGCTGGAATTACTCAACTGCCAATCTATGTTTATACGCCAACATTAAGGGCAGATGGACAGTATGCTTGGAACAAGATAGTGCCTTGCACACATTCCCCACCATTGGATACAGTTTCTATTCCTGATCACTTGAAAGATCTGGGCTTAAATCATATCGAACTATGTCACACTAAAGGGATACATTATGACATAATTGTTTGTGCAGATGGTTCATACCCTGGAGACATTCCAAAACACACCTTTTGTATGTGA